The Eriocheir sinensis breed Jianghai 21 chromosome 28, ASM2467909v1, whole genome shotgun sequence region agaattgcaactaaaatggtctcAGAACTATCGAATATgacatatgaagacagattgaaggagatggacttgacgacactggaacaaagaagggggagaggagatctgatcatgctgtataagttggtaaataagtttgatgaggtggacagaaatgatctcttcttaactgcgagaatgcaggggctgagaggacatggaaaaaaacttaataaaggaacttgtttgagtgacttaaaatagtatagttttccacatagaagtgttaacagatggaacagcttgcgggaagaggtggtggaggcgagcagtgtccaacaaatgaaggaaaggctggataaatgtagatatggagacggaactattagagcttagcttgggcccggtagactacaaatatgtaaatacaaataggtaaatacacacacacacatacacacacacacacacacacacacacaccttttctaaACATCACATAAACAATCTTATCTAATCCTAAATAAGCTTATTCTACTCACTGAATCCTATTGACTGCAAAGCCAATGTGTTCCTTAATGAAGACAACGGGTGACTGTCCTATCTCCACCATGAGGTCCCGCGTGAGGTGGACCACAGCTGCTGAAGTCCAGGGTGCTGGCACCACCTCAACCGCCGGCACATAGTACGGAGGGTTCACCTGACACACACAGGAACAAACTGCTCAGGCTATGTCAAAGAAattagtggagtgcctcaaggatcagtattGACCCATATCATATCCCTGATTCCAATGACATTACACGTGGAATCATGTATTACATACCTATGTTTGTGGATAGTACTAAAATTATTAGGTGTACCATAAGTATAGAATATATACTGCTGAGGAATTCCAAAATTATTTAGACAAGTTACATTTGTGGAGCTTAGTATATATCATGGATAAAGGCCATAATCTAGTGTCCTACAGTGGCTGCTGTCACTTCATGATGATAATGAGTGGGTCATGGACTTTAATGCAAGTCAAACATTGTAACATTCGAAAAAATATGTATCGCATgacaaataataacaacaatgataagaccaaagcttgaatatgctggTGGGCACGGTTCTGCTAATCCGCTAAATGCTAATTAGCAAAGCTAAcattttcgttagctgattagtgTTTTCTAATCACAACCTCATATCCATATATCTATATAATCTATTAAGCTCCTCATGTCTCCCCTTGCTCATGTACCTGTGTATTAGTTTGTGCTGGAAGAAGGTGTTTGCCAAAAACAAACCCCTCTCAGCACAAACACATATATCAGAACCTGATATAAATACATTGCACATAGATATTTTACAAATTACAGCAAAATATGTTAGTGGTCATTACAGCAGTCTGATAAATGATGAATAATCAAATAATATACAGTTCCTATGCCTACTGATAACAGGTTCATTGAGCAGAAAATGATAAACTGATAGAGTGGGAGAAGTTTGATAGCTATTAGCATTAAAACTGAGAATTCAACAGGTAAAACATGGTGTCATGACAATATATAATGAGTATAATGAAGTAAAGGCTCACTGGATGGGAGACAATAAAGCTGGTCCTGTGGGTGAGCTCTGCAGAAATCTTGGAGGGCAAGAtgcaagaggtggaggaggacagcACAGTCTTGGGCCCCACCAGCTGGTCAATCTCCTTGAACACCTGAACCACCATACACAAGAATTACACTCTGGACCACACAAACCATCAaccacaattattattattattattattattattattattattattattattattattattattattattattattattattatcattattattactattaactaACTATTATTACGATAGTccgttcacccaagtctgaagtgagcattattgTGCATTGGCAACCTGCTGTTAAACAGCGTAtctgatttcgtggatactgtatgctagcctacgcatagtaaacaatcatcagtgtcaataatatgcaggcagcaataacaaataccatcaattataATCGATTTTGAGTtagaaaatattagtaatgtcgaaAATAGCCATTTTATTAATATAAAACCTGCTAATTTTTTCGATGGTGGACAGCCCCATGGTTGTTTAATAATCAcaatcagcgatcttgtaaattaacaaaacagctatttgcaacattactaatattttttaactcataatcaACTATAACtgatggtatttgttattgctgcctgcatattattgacactgacgactgtttactatgcataGGCTAGCAAACAGTATACATGAAATCAGACACAgtgtgtgacagcaggttgctactgcacgataatgctcacctcagacttgggtgaaccggcTATAACAACTATTAATACTATGATCATTATCACTAATATTATTCAATATCCCTGAAACAGTAAATAAGAATAAGCATTTCTGTACTCCACTGCATGTTATGAGAGACAACTAGAATTCAGTGAACTATTTTGAAATCTTGACTTACTGGACTACACTAAACTGAGCTAATAGTAATGAAAAATTGTCATCCACTAAATTGAAATGGAGTTCATTGTTTCAGTAAAACTCGGAGATATATAGTAAAACATAAATAGTACCTTGCTGCTTCTTTCATGGTTtgtacccccccccaaaaaaaaaaaaaataataataataaaaataaataaataaaacgacttCCAGGAGAGGCAGTTCCCAGCACTCTGCTGCATTACTTGACCAAGGAATAGTAAAATTAGAGTAGATAATCTGTATTTATGAAGTCAGGGGCAATATAATTATGTCCCTCACCTTTTTCTTCAGCTCCACATCCTCAAAGACAGACTCCTGGACAAACTTGGCTCCCTTGACACACTCCTTCAAACTGTTGGTTCCTGCAGGCAACATATAGCCACATTTAAGGAAATGTATTCTCTGAAGTAGTacttcatatatataatttttattttcAATAAAGAAACACTACATTTTTGGAATTACACATGTTTTAGTACAGTAAATTTCCTGTTAAGTATATATCGAAAAGACATTTCAAAACAGAACATCAAATAAGATTACCATTATCGAGTAAATGTGAATCAATGAAAATTGTTTTGAATCATAAACCAAAAATACACAAGCAAATGTatgcacacatgcacacacacagatggaatGGCCTAACCAGAGGTGATTCAAGCAAGATACAGTCATGAGCTTCAGGATAAGTTGAATTTATAGATATGGAAGTACTATACAGGCATGACTTAAAACCCATGAACTACAACTATAGTCTGTTTTAATAAGATATTACAGGTGGCCAcaactcatatttttttctcttgctttttatTAGCTATGTGGCAACTAATCACCGCGCAGAACCCGTCAGTTTTCATCCGCCTTGGCCACTGGCGTTGCGACTACACGCAATGTTCTCAGTTTTCTAATAATATCTGGAATACTACGAGGCCTACCTGTGTTTTCTTAGTATCATGGCCATCCTTGAGTCATTATCGATAACATTCATTCCATAACACAaggttacaattttttttttcttgtagatatcaagtgatgaatgaagaattttttcaatataaaaactaaatttatatttttatctagaTTCAAGTTAAGTGTATTTATAGCTATTTTTTTGTGTCATCATAATCCTTGACACTTTAAGAACCTTACATGTTCAATGGTGAAACTGAATTAGGTTAATATTTCATGGTGATATTGAGGtgtaaaactttttttttcatgtatcccAGAGCACTGAGAGAAAGTGTGAGTGCAGAGCAAGCTTCTGGGTTAAGCAAACTTAACTTTTCCAGTGTGATGATTGGCTGCCACTTGGTGAGCCAAAATTGAAGAACATGAGGGTGTGTGGCCACCTGTAATATCCTATTGAAACAGATTCATTCATCTTGATTatacggttcagttctggtcaccttactatagaatggatatcaaaatgttagaatcagtgcagaggaggatgactaagatgattcaagggttaagaaatttgccatacgaggaaagactcaagcagttaaacttgcattctctagaaaggcgaagggtgcgtggagacatgatcgaggtttataaatggatgaagagctttaataagggggatattcataaggttttgttgacaagagaaccaggtagggCACATATTAataggtttaaactggataaaatcagattcaacagggacataggtaaaaattggtttactaacagagtgatggatgagtggaataggcttaacagtcatgtggtgagtgccaatacaattgtcacattaaaaaatagattagataaattcatggacagcgatattaggtggggttagattcacgggagcttaggttcaaaggagctgcctcgtacaggcctaccggcctcttgtagactcctacgttcttatgttcttactataggtaaatacaaacacaaacctGAGTGAACTAAGTATACagtataaatgtatataaaaggAACTAGCACTGACCTTTGATGCATTTGAACTGTTCATCAGGACTCATCTTGCCACGCAGAAGTCCTGACTTTTCCAGGGCAACTAGCTGTTCTTTGATATCTGCAAGAGCTGCTGACACCTGTCCAAATCCAAGAGAGAATCAAAACGTGCAAGGAGAGGGGTAAATCTGTTGAAACTAATGCTCAGAAATTCAGAGCAAGCACCCAAATTTGCATAAGCACTGCCACTGAAGAGATGATACTAATTTATGTTCCCTACAGTGTTGGCAGCTTAATTAATTTTTTAAGACGAAAATCCTGCCAATAACTAAACAAGAAGAACCATGCATGCTATTCCCAACTCATTTCAGTGGTCAGCATCAAGACAGAGAAAAATATAACATTGaagtatccttctcctcctcacaggAGTTAGCAAGAGatgcattaacccggtagctgcaggaaccagtgagaaaaatgagaaaaaatcatcactcatgcaaaccatttcataatatatatatatatatatatatatatatagagatatatatatatatatatatatagatatatatatatatatatatatatatatatatagatatatatatatacgtaactttcaatttacgcgagtttggtttacgcgtttttgaaataacgtggggtccaaaatccaaataaatgtttaatttacatgttttttcacttatacgcgatattttatggagtggccaccagatgtctcacgcaactagaTTCACACagcaccgcggccacacagctgagctcagttcttcccgcgcgccacttgaacaacaatacagtacccaagctgccacgctactcaacaatagtgGGGGGGGCTGGTACTGGTACTAAAGGTACCAGCTACACAgtaaggtaccggtaccagactgctcggtaccggtaccaatactagccagtcgcacatggtgtccctcatttcttcctcacacgagtgaggctgagactgagtgcttgagtggatatctcggtgatatggatatactctctctctctctctctctctctctctctctctctctctctctctctctctctctctctctctctctctctccactgaatgaagtgaatatttatttatcgatagaaacctacctcttgtttgatttacattgtttttgatttacacgacctcttcaaggacacaatacttgcgtaaattgagagttacctgtgtatatatatatattatatatatatatatatatatatatatatatatatatatatatatatatatatatatatatatatatatatatatatatatatatatatatatatacgtatatatatatcaacgcatttgtgatcagtttgtgcatcgTCTATTTTCGCGGGTTTATATGAAATGCCTGagatttgattttctcttttctactattCTCTTGGCCCCACATGTCCTCtacgtgtatcgaaacacacaagaaattaatcaagacaaggagagggtattcgccggctgcctgggattgaacccacgaccagcgtgacgggagagccactccttaccgagtcggccaaagaggtacccccactcgccaagtgggttatgggaggctcccttatcaggcatagtcgccacactacatatatcatggcaaaaatttggcccgacactggtacacggtaatgccacaaatttggcccgtcgctgctaccaggttaagtctGAGCAAAGTCTACATGGCCTTTGGTGGTGATAAAATTCCAGCTGGCAGAGTCATGTACATATATTGCTTTTCTTACCAGAAACTGAAACCTAGCCACTTCCAGCATATATTTATTCCTCTTGTGACTGGTGCAGATGTTCAGTCTGTTACTACACATGCCTCAGGTTGACCAGTGTGAcacatcaaataaaataaaaaaagatgaaaaggctGGAAAACATGTTGGCCCACGTCTAAAGAAAGAGAACTCCTTGACTCCTCCTAAGTTATACCAcaccagaaataaaaaaaaaataaaaagagttgGTGGTCTGTCAACTTGAAATACTACAAACTAattataaggaaggaggaagcatgtGACAGCAGGGCAGGGAAAGGCTATCAAATCTTGTTGAGCTTTGATGATCATCTGGGTCCCACTGTCAATTATCAGTTTTGTACATTGCCTGCCTTGTTATGAATCAAGTCTTTGCCCCATTAGTAATACTTTATGTAGTAACAGAGATGACACTGATAAATCTTACACTATTTAGAAGCTCTGCTGTTATTAAAATATCATTCACAAGCAACCTTAACTAAGCTGCCCCAAAACTGGCCTAAATCAATCTCAGTATTTTAATGCTAAAAAATTTAATCATTTACCTAACTTTGATAAGGATACCAAATTAGAAGTGCCATAAATCTTGTTTCACAATTCTAAAAACAAAAAGTAGTTACTAAAATTTAGATATTTCAACAAAAACACTTTATGAATATATGTAATGATATTACAttacccaaaaaatagatgaatataaTAGAAGCTACAAAAAAGTCCAATCAAAATGCAAAATGATATCATTAATCATATTTGAAGAATGTATCAAATTCAGTATGAGAAAGAAATGGACAAGTCACTGTAACTTGGGTGTATCATGTTGGACTTTTCTTCCATTAGCTCCACACAGCCATTACTCACCTGCTGGGGCTTGAGGTCATACATGACCACATCATACCCAACACTGGCAAACAGCATGGCCCAGCTGCGCCCAATGAAGCCACTGTCAAAACGAAAACGTCAATACTGAGTGAGACTTCAAAATACACTATTACAGTACAGATAAGACAACATGAAATTTATCTAACAATTATGTAATATTTCAAGAAACAACATAATTTCAGGAAGATGTATAGTATTCTATAACACATATGTCacagataatatatatatatatatatatatatatatatatatatatatatatatatatatacatatatatatatatatatatatatatataaagggtgACTCACGTCCGTCTGTATGTCCTTTATAGACATCCAAACGGTGATAGCTACAGACATAGGCTTTATATGTTTTTGAAGTGAACTATGCTCCCGAGTAATCGTGGCACATAATATTAggacattaatataaaaaaattaagttatttAATAAAAACTATCAAAAATGGTCCAAACGTTGGGACCATtggcatttttattttattgacctaataaattatttcttttatattgtGAAATACGATTGTTTATCATATAAGAAATCTGTTGATTTTCTGGGTCTTATTTCTTCCGGGCAGCGCCAGGTACTTCAGctaccaaagccctgacctgactctcccttctgccactccctccccacacccttctcatttccttttctgcttgtgtgtgtgtgtgtgtgtgtgtttgtgtgtgtgtgtgtgtgtgtgtgtttacaactaggtaaacacacacacacacacacacacacacggggaaatgggaagggtgtagggagggaggggcggaagtgagtcaggtcatgtcctgactgaagccctgacctgactctccccactcccactccctcccctcctcacactCAAGTGTGGGAAAGGTTTGTAAGGcagctgtgtatatatatatatatatatatatatatatatatatatatatatatatatatatatatatatatatatatatatatatatatatatatatatatatatatatatatatatatatatatatatatatatatatatatatatatatatatatatatatatatatatatatatatatatatatatatatatatatatatatatacacagtaaaccctctggtatccgggttaatagagccacgggggcacccggatatggtGTATGTTAAGTCTACGGACCCGAAAACCCAGCTTTCACCTACCGCATTTACTATATCGGCACAAACGAAgctacttaagatcacgcccgtaagcccacgacagccttccacgcccgcgcatacgtatatatatgaaacgagtgcagggacgatatgtTATACccgtaaagaagaaaaatatgttacggggtaGCCTACATTTCAGCCGCGCCGCCACCCCGCCCCGCTCgccctgataaaaaaaaaaaaaaaaatatatatatatatatatagatatatatatatatatatatatatatatatatatatatatatatatatccttattatCTCACAAACGGTGCTACTTAAGCTCATGtccgtacgcccacgtcagcccTTTACGCCtgcgcacacgtggatatatgaaacgagtgcaggAAGGATGTATTATAGCCGTAAAAACGATAAAAATATTACGGGTTACGTCGAACTGCCCGCCTTGCCCGCCGCCCCAAGAATGTTTTAcattgttttctgcaatattacattatCTACACTAACGCCTGGGTaggcaagcctttccccatccacaGTGAATGTGTGGGCGTTGTGGCGTCTCTTGCAAATGATAATTAGTGACTCAACGCAAGAAAAATTGTCGGGGAGTTGCGGGGCTCTGGTCAGCACCCGCCATGGCCCCAAGGACGCGGGTGTTAAAATTCGCTCCTAACGGGGCAGTTAAAGCTTGTACACctgacctatatatatatatatatatatatatatatatatatatatatatatatatatatatatatatatatatatatatatatatatatatatacatcggcGCCATGGTAAGCGCCGCAA contains the following coding sequences:
- the LOC127004343 gene encoding lambda-crystallin-like isoform X2, whose translation is MLFASVGYDVVMYDLKPQQVSAALADIKEQLVALEKSGLLRGKMSPDEQFKCIKGTNSLKECVKGAKFVQESVFEDVELKKKVFKEIDQLVGPKTVLSSSTSCILPSKISAELTHRTSFIVSHPVNPPYYVPAVEVVPAPWTSAAVVHLTRDLMVEIGQSPVVFIKEHIGFAVNRIQYAILNECASLVKSGVMKAEDVEVVMKDGLGYRYAWLGPLETALLNADGMKDYLVKYAGSIKAVSEDLEKDVSWKPEDCTELVKQLDEMVPKDQLQSRREWRDKRLASLAKLKKDLKQEETDGH
- the LOC127004343 gene encoding lambda-crystallin-like isoform X1, giving the protein MGKTEKIGIVGSGFIGRSWAMLFASVGYDVVMYDLKPQQVSAALADIKEQLVALEKSGLLRGKMSPDEQFKCIKGTNSLKECVKGAKFVQESVFEDVELKKKVFKEIDQLVGPKTVLSSSTSCILPSKISAELTHRTSFIVSHPVNPPYYVPAVEVVPAPWTSAAVVHLTRDLMVEIGQSPVVFIKEHIGFAVNRIQYAILNECASLVKSGVMKAEDVEVVMKDGLGYRYAWLGPLETALLNADGMKDYLVKYAGSIKAVSEDLEKDVSWKPEDCTELVKQLDEMVPKDQLQSRREWRDKRLASLAKLKKDLKQEETDGH